The Punica granatum isolate Tunisia-2019 chromosome 4, ASM765513v2, whole genome shotgun sequence genome has a window encoding:
- the LOC116203485 gene encoding phosphatase IMPL1, chloroplastic isoform X3, producing MEILWHRGVAKLSSSDCVCRERERERHTNQYRIRRKKMSCSTTSLVFSPSIRLARAFSRLPFPPHPHPFTSPLFKRTPSQDARRRSGSGFSVRRPKFFPNKAMLSETTGRGQFPKVGAKSSGPIPPAQLIQVVEAAAESGARVVMGAVNKPRSISYKGLTDLVTDTDKMSEESIIEVVRKNFPDHLILGEEGGITGDPSSDYLWCIDPLDGTTNFAHGYPSFAVSVGVLFRGNPAAAAVVEFVGGHMCWNSRMFTATAGGGAFCNGEKIHVSKTDQMERSLLVTGFGYEHDDVWATNIDLFKEFTDVSRGVRRLGAAAVDMCHVALGIVEAYWEYRLKPWDMAAGVLIVEEAGGAVTRMDGGKFCLFDRSVLVSNGILHDKLLDRIGPATEKLKSKGIDFCLWYKPENYHTDL from the exons ATGGAAATTCTGTGGCACCGGGGAGTTGCTAAGTTGAGCAGCTCCGACTGTGTCtgtcgagagagagagagagaacgcCATACCAATCAATATCGGATCAGGAGAAAGAAGATGAGCTGCAGCACCACTTCTCTGGTCTTCTCCCCCAGCATCAGACTCGCTCGCGCATTCTCGCGCCTCCCTTTTCCACCACACCCCCATCCTTTCACTTCTCCCCTTTTCAAGAGAACCCCTTCTCAAGATGCCCGCAGACGCAGTGGGTCAGGATTCTCAGTTCGCAGACCCAAATTCTTCCCCAACAAAGCTATGTTGTCGGAAACCACTGGGCGGGGACAGTTCCCGAAGGTCGGGGCTAAATCGAGTGGTCCCATTCCTCCTGCTCAGCTGATTCAAGTGGTCGAGGCCGCCGCCGAGTCTGGCGCTCGG gTTGTGATGGGTGCGGTTAATAAGCCCCGGAGCATCTCCTACAAGGGATTAACTGACTTGGTCACAGA CACAGACAAAATGAGCGAAGAATCAATTATAGAAGTTGTCAGAAAGAACTTTCCAGATCATCTCATTCTTGGGGAGGAGGGAGGAATCACGGGGGATCCGTCATCTGATTATCTCTGGTGTATTGATCCTTTAG ATGGGACAACAAATTTTGCACATGGGTATCCTAGTTTTGCAGTGTCTGTGGGAGTTCTTTTTCGAGGAAATCCAGCTGCAGCAGCCGTT GTAGAATTTGTTGGGGGTCATATGTGTTGGAATTCTCGCATGTTCACTGCCACTGCAG GTGGAGGAGCATTTTGCAATGGCGAAAAGATTCATGTGAGCAAAACTGATCAG ATGGAGCGATCTCTTTTAGTGACTGGGTTTGGATATGAACATGACGACGTATGGGCCACCAACATAGATTTATTCAAGGAGTTTACCGACGTCAGCAGG GGTGTGAGAAGGCTCGGTGCTGCTGCAGTGGATATGTGCCATGTGGCACTTGGAATTGTAGAAGCATATTGGGAGTACCGACTTAAGCCATGGGACATGGCTGCTGGAGTTTTG ATAGTTGAAGAAGCTGGTGGTGCAGTGACTCGAATGGACGGTGGAAAATTCTGTCTTTTTGATCGATCGGTTTTGGTTTCCAATGGCATACTGCATGACAAG CTTTTAGACAGAATCGGACCAGCAACTGAGAAACTGAAAAGCAAAGGAATCGACTTCTGTTTGTGGTACAAGCCTGAAAATTACCACACCGACCTTTGA
- the LOC116203485 gene encoding phosphatase IMPL1, chloroplastic isoform X1 produces MEILWHRGVAKLSSSDCVCRERERERHTNQYRIRRKKMSCSTTSLVFSPSIRLARAFSRLPFPPHPHPFTSPLFKRTPSQDARRRSGSGFSVRRPKFFPNKAMLSETTGRGQFPKVGAKSSGPIPPAQLIQVVEAAAESGARVVMGAVNKPRSISYKGLTDLVTDTDKMSEESIIEVVRKNFPDHLILGEEGGITGDPSSDYLWCIDPLDGTTNFAHGYPSFAVSVGVLFRGNPAAAAVVEFVGGHMCWNSRMFTATAGGGAFCNGEKIHVSKTDQMERSLLVTGFGYEHDDVWATNIDLFKEFTDVSRGVRRLGAAAVDMCHVALGIVEAYWEYRLKPWDMAAGVLIVEEAGGAVTRMDGGKFCLFDRSVLVSNGILHDKPLDSFAVSPVLVKLQKMGLLTSLQGKLSSSYFQLIWFLGF; encoded by the exons ATGGAAATTCTGTGGCACCGGGGAGTTGCTAAGTTGAGCAGCTCCGACTGTGTCtgtcgagagagagagagagaacgcCATACCAATCAATATCGGATCAGGAGAAAGAAGATGAGCTGCAGCACCACTTCTCTGGTCTTCTCCCCCAGCATCAGACTCGCTCGCGCATTCTCGCGCCTCCCTTTTCCACCACACCCCCATCCTTTCACTTCTCCCCTTTTCAAGAGAACCCCTTCTCAAGATGCCCGCAGACGCAGTGGGTCAGGATTCTCAGTTCGCAGACCCAAATTCTTCCCCAACAAAGCTATGTTGTCGGAAACCACTGGGCGGGGACAGTTCCCGAAGGTCGGGGCTAAATCGAGTGGTCCCATTCCTCCTGCTCAGCTGATTCAAGTGGTCGAGGCCGCCGCCGAGTCTGGCGCTCGG gTTGTGATGGGTGCGGTTAATAAGCCCCGGAGCATCTCCTACAAGGGATTAACTGACTTGGTCACAGA CACAGACAAAATGAGCGAAGAATCAATTATAGAAGTTGTCAGAAAGAACTTTCCAGATCATCTCATTCTTGGGGAGGAGGGAGGAATCACGGGGGATCCGTCATCTGATTATCTCTGGTGTATTGATCCTTTAG ATGGGACAACAAATTTTGCACATGGGTATCCTAGTTTTGCAGTGTCTGTGGGAGTTCTTTTTCGAGGAAATCCAGCTGCAGCAGCCGTT GTAGAATTTGTTGGGGGTCATATGTGTTGGAATTCTCGCATGTTCACTGCCACTGCAG GTGGAGGAGCATTTTGCAATGGCGAAAAGATTCATGTGAGCAAAACTGATCAG ATGGAGCGATCTCTTTTAGTGACTGGGTTTGGATATGAACATGACGACGTATGGGCCACCAACATAGATTTATTCAAGGAGTTTACCGACGTCAGCAGG GGTGTGAGAAGGCTCGGTGCTGCTGCAGTGGATATGTGCCATGTGGCACTTGGAATTGTAGAAGCATATTGGGAGTACCGACTTAAGCCATGGGACATGGCTGCTGGAGTTTTG ATAGTTGAAGAAGCTGGTGGTGCAGTGACTCGAATGGACGGTGGAAAATTCTGTCTTTTTGATCGATCGGTTTTGGTTTCCAATGGCATACTGCATGACAAG CCACTCGACAGCTTTGCTGTGTCTCCTGTTTTGGTTAAGCTGCAAAAGATGGGGCTTTTGACAAGCCTCCAGGGAAAGTTAAgttcttcgtattttcaaCTGATATGGTTTCTCGG CTTTTAG
- the LOC116203485 gene encoding phosphatase IMPL1, chloroplastic isoform X2 has product MEILWHRGVAKLSSSDCVCRERERERHTNQYRIRRKKMSCSTTSLVFSPSIRLARAFSRLPFPPHPHPFTSPLFKRTPSQDARRRSGSGFSVRRPKFFPNKAMLSETTGRGQFPKVGAKSSGPIPPAQLIQVVEAAAESGARVVMGAVNKPRSISYKGLTDLVTDTDKMSEESIIEVVRKNFPDHLILGEEGGITGDPSSDYLWCIDPLDGTTNFAHGYPSFAVSVGVLFRGNPAAAAVVEFVGGHMCWNSRMFTATAGGGAFCNGEKIHMERSLLVTGFGYEHDDVWATNIDLFKEFTDVSRGVRRLGAAAVDMCHVALGIVEAYWEYRLKPWDMAAGVLIVEEAGGAVTRMDGGKFCLFDRSVLVSNGILHDKPLDSFAVSPVLVKLQKMGLLTSLQGKLSSSYFQLIWFLGF; this is encoded by the exons ATGGAAATTCTGTGGCACCGGGGAGTTGCTAAGTTGAGCAGCTCCGACTGTGTCtgtcgagagagagagagagaacgcCATACCAATCAATATCGGATCAGGAGAAAGAAGATGAGCTGCAGCACCACTTCTCTGGTCTTCTCCCCCAGCATCAGACTCGCTCGCGCATTCTCGCGCCTCCCTTTTCCACCACACCCCCATCCTTTCACTTCTCCCCTTTTCAAGAGAACCCCTTCTCAAGATGCCCGCAGACGCAGTGGGTCAGGATTCTCAGTTCGCAGACCCAAATTCTTCCCCAACAAAGCTATGTTGTCGGAAACCACTGGGCGGGGACAGTTCCCGAAGGTCGGGGCTAAATCGAGTGGTCCCATTCCTCCTGCTCAGCTGATTCAAGTGGTCGAGGCCGCCGCCGAGTCTGGCGCTCGG gTTGTGATGGGTGCGGTTAATAAGCCCCGGAGCATCTCCTACAAGGGATTAACTGACTTGGTCACAGA CACAGACAAAATGAGCGAAGAATCAATTATAGAAGTTGTCAGAAAGAACTTTCCAGATCATCTCATTCTTGGGGAGGAGGGAGGAATCACGGGGGATCCGTCATCTGATTATCTCTGGTGTATTGATCCTTTAG ATGGGACAACAAATTTTGCACATGGGTATCCTAGTTTTGCAGTGTCTGTGGGAGTTCTTTTTCGAGGAAATCCAGCTGCAGCAGCCGTT GTAGAATTTGTTGGGGGTCATATGTGTTGGAATTCTCGCATGTTCACTGCCACTGCAG GTGGAGGAGCATTTTGCAATGGCGAAAAGATTCAT ATGGAGCGATCTCTTTTAGTGACTGGGTTTGGATATGAACATGACGACGTATGGGCCACCAACATAGATTTATTCAAGGAGTTTACCGACGTCAGCAGG GGTGTGAGAAGGCTCGGTGCTGCTGCAGTGGATATGTGCCATGTGGCACTTGGAATTGTAGAAGCATATTGGGAGTACCGACTTAAGCCATGGGACATGGCTGCTGGAGTTTTG ATAGTTGAAGAAGCTGGTGGTGCAGTGACTCGAATGGACGGTGGAAAATTCTGTCTTTTTGATCGATCGGTTTTGGTTTCCAATGGCATACTGCATGACAAG CCACTCGACAGCTTTGCTGTGTCTCCTGTTTTGGTTAAGCTGCAAAAGATGGGGCTTTTGACAAGCCTCCAGGGAAAGTTAAgttcttcgtattttcaaCTGATATGGTTTCTCGG CTTTTAG
- the LOC116203485 gene encoding phosphatase IMPL1, chloroplastic isoform X5, giving the protein MQSGIAGGIALGIFILSFTTRIMIHMLIVGSTKSSSNVVLSLNDKMSEESIIEVVRKNFPDHLILGEEGGITGDPSSDYLWCIDPLDGTTNFAHGYPSFAVSVGVLFRGNPAAAAVVEFVGGHMCWNSRMFTATAGGGAFCNGEKIHVSKTDQMERSLLVTGFGYEHDDVWATNIDLFKEFTDVSRGVRRLGAAAVDMCHVALGIVEAYWEYRLKPWDMAAGVLIVEEAGGAVTRMDGGKFCLFDRSVLVSNGILHDKPLDSFAVSPVLVKLQKMGLLTSLQGKLSSSYFQLIWFLGF; this is encoded by the exons ATGCAAAGTGGAATAGCAGGTGGAATAGCATTAGGCATCTTCATCTTATCTTTCACAACTCGAATTATGATCCACATGTTAATAGTCGGATCAACTAAATCCAGCAGTAATGTGGTTCTTTCCCTAAATG ACAAAATGAGCGAAGAATCAATTATAGAAGTTGTCAGAAAGAACTTTCCAGATCATCTCATTCTTGGGGAGGAGGGAGGAATCACGGGGGATCCGTCATCTGATTATCTCTGGTGTATTGATCCTTTAG ATGGGACAACAAATTTTGCACATGGGTATCCTAGTTTTGCAGTGTCTGTGGGAGTTCTTTTTCGAGGAAATCCAGCTGCAGCAGCCGTT GTAGAATTTGTTGGGGGTCATATGTGTTGGAATTCTCGCATGTTCACTGCCACTGCAG GTGGAGGAGCATTTTGCAATGGCGAAAAGATTCATGTGAGCAAAACTGATCAG ATGGAGCGATCTCTTTTAGTGACTGGGTTTGGATATGAACATGACGACGTATGGGCCACCAACATAGATTTATTCAAGGAGTTTACCGACGTCAGCAGG GGTGTGAGAAGGCTCGGTGCTGCTGCAGTGGATATGTGCCATGTGGCACTTGGAATTGTAGAAGCATATTGGGAGTACCGACTTAAGCCATGGGACATGGCTGCTGGAGTTTTG ATAGTTGAAGAAGCTGGTGGTGCAGTGACTCGAATGGACGGTGGAAAATTCTGTCTTTTTGATCGATCGGTTTTGGTTTCCAATGGCATACTGCATGACAAG CCACTCGACAGCTTTGCTGTGTCTCCTGTTTTGGTTAAGCTGCAAAAGATGGGGCTTTTGACAAGCCTCCAGGGAAAGTTAAgttcttcgtattttcaaCTGATATGGTTTCTCGG CTTTTAG
- the LOC116203485 gene encoding phosphatase IMPL1, chloroplastic isoform X6, with amino-acid sequence MRNTDKMSEESIIEVVRKNFPDHLILGEEGGITGDPSSDYLWCIDPLDGTTNFAHGYPSFAVSVGVLFRGNPAAAAVVEFVGGHMCWNSRMFTATAGGGAFCNGEKIHVSKTDQMERSLLVTGFGYEHDDVWATNIDLFKEFTDVSRGVRRLGAAAVDMCHVALGIVEAYWEYRLKPWDMAAGVLIVEEAGGAVTRMDGGKFCLFDRSVLVSNGILHDKPLDSFAVSPVLVKLQKMGLLTSLQGKLSSSYFQLIWFLGF; translated from the exons ATGAGAAA CACAGACAAAATGAGCGAAGAATCAATTATAGAAGTTGTCAGAAAGAACTTTCCAGATCATCTCATTCTTGGGGAGGAGGGAGGAATCACGGGGGATCCGTCATCTGATTATCTCTGGTGTATTGATCCTTTAG ATGGGACAACAAATTTTGCACATGGGTATCCTAGTTTTGCAGTGTCTGTGGGAGTTCTTTTTCGAGGAAATCCAGCTGCAGCAGCCGTT GTAGAATTTGTTGGGGGTCATATGTGTTGGAATTCTCGCATGTTCACTGCCACTGCAG GTGGAGGAGCATTTTGCAATGGCGAAAAGATTCATGTGAGCAAAACTGATCAG ATGGAGCGATCTCTTTTAGTGACTGGGTTTGGATATGAACATGACGACGTATGGGCCACCAACATAGATTTATTCAAGGAGTTTACCGACGTCAGCAGG GGTGTGAGAAGGCTCGGTGCTGCTGCAGTGGATATGTGCCATGTGGCACTTGGAATTGTAGAAGCATATTGGGAGTACCGACTTAAGCCATGGGACATGGCTGCTGGAGTTTTG ATAGTTGAAGAAGCTGGTGGTGCAGTGACTCGAATGGACGGTGGAAAATTCTGTCTTTTTGATCGATCGGTTTTGGTTTCCAATGGCATACTGCATGACAAG CCACTCGACAGCTTTGCTGTGTCTCCTGTTTTGGTTAAGCTGCAAAAGATGGGGCTTTTGACAAGCCTCCAGGGAAAGTTAAgttcttcgtattttcaaCTGATATGGTTTCTCGG CTTTTAG
- the LOC116203485 gene encoding phosphatase IMPL1, chloroplastic isoform X4, whose product MEILWHRGVAKLSSSDCVCRERERERHTNQYRIRRKKMSCSTTSLVFSPSIRLARAFSRLPFPPHPHPFTSPLFKRTPSQDARRRSGSGFSVRRPKFFPNKAMLSETTGRGQFPKVGAKSSGPIPPAQLIQVVEAAAESGARVVMGAVNKPRSISYKGLTDLVTDTDKMSEESIIEVVRKNFPDHLILGEEGGITGDPSSDYLWCIDPLDGTTNFAHGYPSFAVSVGVLFRGNPAAAAVVEFVGGHMCWNSRMFTATAGGGAFCNGEKIHVSKTDQMERSLLVTGFGYEHDDVWATNIDLFKEFTDVSRGVRRLGAAAVDMCHVALGIVEAYWEYRLKPWDMAAGVLIVEEAGGAVTRMDGGKFCLFDRSVLVSNGILHDKD is encoded by the exons ATGGAAATTCTGTGGCACCGGGGAGTTGCTAAGTTGAGCAGCTCCGACTGTGTCtgtcgagagagagagagagaacgcCATACCAATCAATATCGGATCAGGAGAAAGAAGATGAGCTGCAGCACCACTTCTCTGGTCTTCTCCCCCAGCATCAGACTCGCTCGCGCATTCTCGCGCCTCCCTTTTCCACCACACCCCCATCCTTTCACTTCTCCCCTTTTCAAGAGAACCCCTTCTCAAGATGCCCGCAGACGCAGTGGGTCAGGATTCTCAGTTCGCAGACCCAAATTCTTCCCCAACAAAGCTATGTTGTCGGAAACCACTGGGCGGGGACAGTTCCCGAAGGTCGGGGCTAAATCGAGTGGTCCCATTCCTCCTGCTCAGCTGATTCAAGTGGTCGAGGCCGCCGCCGAGTCTGGCGCTCGG gTTGTGATGGGTGCGGTTAATAAGCCCCGGAGCATCTCCTACAAGGGATTAACTGACTTGGTCACAGA CACAGACAAAATGAGCGAAGAATCAATTATAGAAGTTGTCAGAAAGAACTTTCCAGATCATCTCATTCTTGGGGAGGAGGGAGGAATCACGGGGGATCCGTCATCTGATTATCTCTGGTGTATTGATCCTTTAG ATGGGACAACAAATTTTGCACATGGGTATCCTAGTTTTGCAGTGTCTGTGGGAGTTCTTTTTCGAGGAAATCCAGCTGCAGCAGCCGTT GTAGAATTTGTTGGGGGTCATATGTGTTGGAATTCTCGCATGTTCACTGCCACTGCAG GTGGAGGAGCATTTTGCAATGGCGAAAAGATTCATGTGAGCAAAACTGATCAG ATGGAGCGATCTCTTTTAGTGACTGGGTTTGGATATGAACATGACGACGTATGGGCCACCAACATAGATTTATTCAAGGAGTTTACCGACGTCAGCAGG GGTGTGAGAAGGCTCGGTGCTGCTGCAGTGGATATGTGCCATGTGGCACTTGGAATTGTAGAAGCATATTGGGAGTACCGACTTAAGCCATGGGACATGGCTGCTGGAGTTTTG ATAGTTGAAGAAGCTGGTGGTGCAGTGACTCGAATGGACGGTGGAAAATTCTGTCTTTTTGATCGATCGGTTTTGGTTTCCAATGGCATACTGCATGACAAG GATTAG